In Anaerotignum faecicola, a genomic segment contains:
- a CDS encoding Na/Pi cotransporter family protein — MSSIVIPFIGGLAMFIYGMNIMADGLQHAAGSKMKKILEVLTQNKLMGIALGALVTAIIQSSSATTVMVVGFVNAGLMNLTQAISVIMGANIGTTITGWLVSAGEWAKMFSPSTLAPIAVMVGVIITLVGKRQQSKDVAGIIIGFGILFIGMNTMSDAVYPLRESEVFKTAFISMGSNPFLGILVGAGVTAIIQSSSASQGILLSLASAGLVPTNAAVFIIMGQNIGTCVTAILSSVGASKNAKCVGTMHLTFNIAGTIIFSILAMFLFARLDPSYGEGIINMTQISFIHTVFNVGTTIILMPFSGYIIKFAMKVNGLKAVETKSDEAELVHLDKRMMSTPSVAVEGAKLETIRMGRIARENLSLALSTLSDHDEEKMADVKQREFVIDKLCDNISKYLIDLCMLHLSDKDNEMVTSLLNTVSDMERVGDHAENIVELAEEMKQEGISFSDTALEELNEMSTTTLGAYDNAVKALELDDITYAVKTSFLEDQVDAMEKKLRAGHIERLSNAECSVNAGIHFIDLLGNLERVSDHAMNIAQVVLNEHRAEKNFHEEKNVE; from the coding sequence ATGAGTTCTATAGTAATTCCCTTTATTGGTGGTCTGGCGATGTTCATTTATGGCATGAACATCATGGCGGATGGCTTACAGCACGCTGCCGGCTCCAAAATGAAGAAGATTCTTGAAGTGCTGACGCAGAATAAGCTGATGGGCATTGCGCTGGGTGCATTGGTTACGGCGATTATCCAAAGCTCCTCTGCCACAACGGTTATGGTTGTCGGCTTTGTAAACGCAGGGCTGATGAATCTGACACAGGCAATCAGCGTTATCATGGGTGCGAATATCGGTACAACCATCACGGGTTGGTTGGTTTCCGCAGGTGAATGGGCAAAAATGTTCAGCCCCTCTACACTGGCACCAATCGCAGTTATGGTCGGCGTAATCATAACGCTGGTGGGGAAAAGGCAGCAAAGCAAGGATGTAGCCGGTATCATCATTGGGTTTGGTATCCTTTTTATCGGTATGAATACCATGTCTGATGCGGTTTATCCCCTGAGAGAATCCGAGGTATTTAAGACAGCCTTTATTTCTATGGGCTCTAATCCTTTTCTGGGGATTCTGGTCGGCGCAGGCGTAACGGCGATTATCCAGAGCTCCTCTGCATCACAGGGTATCCTGCTCTCTCTGGCATCCGCAGGGCTGGTTCCTACGAATGCGGCAGTATTCATTATCATGGGGCAGAATATCGGTACCTGCGTGACTGCAATTTTGAGCTCTGTCGGTGCAAGCAAAAATGCAAAATGCGTTGGTACGATGCATCTGACCTTCAATATTGCGGGTACGATTATTTTCAGTATTCTTGCAATGTTTCTGTTTGCGAGACTGGACCCTTCCTATGGCGAGGGCATTATCAATATGACGCAGATTTCCTTTATCCATACGGTTTTCAACGTGGGTACAACGATTATCCTGATGCCCTTCAGCGGCTATATCATCAAATTTGCCATGAAGGTAAACGGCCTCAAGGCGGTGGAAACAAAGAGCGACGAGGCAGAGCTGGTGCATCTGGACAAGCGTATGATGTCCACTCCTTCTGTTGCGGTAGAGGGCGCAAAGCTGGAAACCATCCGCATGGGGCGTATTGCGAGAGAGAACCTTTCCTTGGCACTCTCTACGCTTTCTGACCACGATGAGGAAAAGATGGCAGATGTAAAGCAGAGAGAGTTTGTCATTGATAAGCTTTGTGATAATATTTCCAAGTATCTGATTGATTTGTGTATGCTGCATCTGAGCGATAAGGATAATGAAATGGTAACCTCCTTGCTCAACACAGTCAGCGACATGGAGCGTGTGGGCGACCATGCGGAAAATATCGTGGAATTGGCGGAAGAAATGAAGCAGGAGGGGATTTCCTTCTCCGATACGGCTTTGGAGGAGCTGAACGAAATGTCCACTACAACACTGGGGGCATACGACAATGCGGTGAAGGCGTTGGAGCTGGACGATATCACCTATGCCGTAAAGACCTCCTTCTTAGAGGATCAGGTTGATGCGATGGAAAAGAAGCTGCGCGCAGGGCATATCGAGCGTCTGTCCAATGCGGAATGCAGTGTTAACGCCGGGATTCACTTCATCGACCTTCTGGGGAATCTGGAACGTGTTTCCGACCATGCAATGAATATTGCGCAGGTTGTGCTGAATGAGCATAGAGCGGAAAAGAATTTCCATGAAGAAAAAAACGTGGAATGA
- a CDS encoding sigma-54 interaction domain-containing protein, translating into MTALMKIQSFIQAYVKAIASILDVDVTIVDNELVRVAGTGIYADEIGETVTHANFFHHILVSGESGSIMDSMADLNCKGCEKRTTCRELANVAYPIFKEGAVVGIISIIAFSEGERKNLLENRGQMEEFLKYMSVLLESKLYTDEAKERLEQQLQVVHDAEKGWSFVGDSQKMKEAIRIGKKVAKSNSTVFLRGESGTGKEIMAKMIHALSDRRDKLMISINCAAIPENLVESELFGYEEGAFTGAKKHGSIGKFELAHGSTIFLDEIGDMPLPVQTKLLRVLQESVVERIGGTKPIPIDIRVICATNKNIEQMVEEGAFREDLYYRLNIIPIELPPLRKRKEDLPALIEYYIAYYNQKLGKSMRGVSPEALQTLTSYDWPGNVREMKNIIEYLENIAEGEIIQLSDLPDHIVMRSGKGFEDWSLDEIVEDYEKRVLSSMVKKGATLEEKNQLAENLKISRATLYRKLKKYDLL; encoded by the coding sequence ATGACGGCTTTGATGAAGATACAATCCTTTATTCAGGCGTATGTGAAGGCGATTGCGTCCATTCTGGATGTAGATGTTACGATTGTGGATAATGAATTGGTTCGTGTGGCTGGAACAGGCATTTATGCGGACGAGATTGGCGAAACTGTGACTCACGCGAATTTTTTTCATCATATTCTGGTTTCCGGCGAGAGCGGCAGTATTATGGACAGCATGGCGGATTTGAATTGCAAGGGCTGCGAAAAGCGCACAACCTGTAGAGAGCTTGCGAATGTTGCCTATCCTATTTTCAAGGAGGGGGCTGTGGTCGGTATCATTTCCATCATTGCCTTCAGCGAGGGGGAACGAAAAAACCTTCTGGAAAACAGAGGGCAGATGGAGGAATTTCTGAAATATATGTCTGTCCTGTTGGAAAGCAAGCTGTATACGGACGAGGCGAAGGAGCGTCTGGAGCAGCAGCTGCAGGTAGTGCATGATGCGGAAAAGGGATGGTCCTTCGTTGGGGACAGCCAGAAAATGAAGGAAGCCATTCGGATTGGCAAGAAGGTCGCAAAATCGAATTCGACCGTTTTTCTGCGCGGTGAAAGCGGTACGGGGAAGGAGATTATGGCGAAGATGATTCATGCCCTGAGTGACCGCCGTGATAAGCTGATGATTTCTATTAACTGTGCAGCGATTCCCGAAAATCTGGTTGAAAGCGAATTATTCGGCTACGAGGAGGGCGCGTTCACAGGGGCGAAAAAGCATGGCTCTATCGGAAAATTTGAGCTGGCGCATGGCAGTACGATTTTTCTGGACGAAATCGGGGACATGCCTCTGCCTGTGCAGACAAAGCTGCTGCGCGTGCTGCAGGAAAGCGTGGTGGAACGGATTGGCGGCACGAAACCGATTCCCATTGATATCCGCGTGATTTGTGCGACGAATAAAAACATCGAGCAGATGGTGGAGGAGGGGGCGTTCCGCGAGGATTTGTATTATCGGCTAAACATTATCCCCATTGAGCTACCACCCCTGCGCAAGCGTAAGGAGGATTTGCCTGCGCTGATAGAGTATTACATTGCGTACTATAATCAGAAGCTGGGAAAGAGCATGCGCGGCGTTTCTCCTGAGGCGCTGCAGACGCTGACAAGCTATGACTGGCCGGGGAATGTGCGTGAAATGAAAAATATTATTGAATATCTGGAAAATATTGCAGAGGGAGAAATCATTCAGCTTTCGGATTTGCCCGACCATATCGTGATGCGCTCCGGCAAGGGCTTTGAGGATTGGTCTCTGGATGAAATTGTGGAGGACTATGAAAAGCGCGTGCTGAGCAGCATGGTGAAGAAGGGCGCAACGCTGGAGGAAAAAAATCAGCTGGCAGAAAATTTGAAAATCAGCCGTGCAACGCTGTACCGTAAGCTGAAAAAATATGATTTATTATAA